CGCGCGGAAGGCCGCTCCGGTCAGGTCGTGCAGGTCGGGAACATCGTTGGGGCTAAATAGGGTCCAATCGGCGCCCGCTTCGACCCGTTCCATGAACAGATCGGGGATCCAATTGGCGGTATTCATGTCGTGCGTGCGTCGTCGATCATCGCCGGTGTTCTTGCGCAGCTCCAGGAATTCCTCGATATCCAGATGCCAGGTTTCCAGGTAGGCACAGACCGCACCCTTGCGCTTGCCGCCCTGATTGACGGCAACGGCGGTGTCATTCACGACCTTGAGGAACGGCACAACGCCCTGGCTCTTGCCATTGGTGCCCTTGATGTAGGAGCCGAGGGCACGGACCCGCGTCCAGTCATTGCCTAGGCCGCCAGAGTACTTGGAGAGCAGGGCATTATCCTTGATGGACTCGTAGATGCCGTCGAGATCATCTGCCACGGTGGTGAGGAAGCAGCTCGACAACTGCGGCCGCAGGGTGCCGGAATTGAACAGGGTGGGAGTGGAACTGACGAAATCAAATTGGGAAAGCACCTGATAAAAGGCAATGGCTTGCTCCTCCCGGTCGATTTCCTCGACGGCCAGGCCCATGGCAACCCGCATCCAGAACGCTTGGGGCAGCTCGATGCGCCGCTCGCGTACATGCAAAAAGTAGCGATCATAGAGGATCTGCAGACCCAGGTACTGAAAGTTCAGGTCACGTTCTGGCCGTAGCGCCGCACTGATGCGCTCCAGGTCAAATTGCTCCAGGCGCGGGTCAATCAGTTCCTGCGCGATGCCCGTTGCCAGATAGTCGCGGAAATATTCGCCGTAGCGCTCCGCCATCTCCGCCTGAGTACAGGCCTCGCCGATGACTTCGCGCCGAATCCGATCGAGGAGCAGTCGAGCGGAAACATAGGCATAGGCAGGGTCGCGTTCGATGAGGATGCGGCTCGCGAGGATGGGGGCCTGGAACAGTTCCTCTTCACTGATTCCATTGTAGAGGTTTTTGAAGGTGGATTGCAGGATGGCCTCTACTGATACCGCTGCCCCGAGGCCGGCGCAGGCCTCTTCGATCACGGCGCGCAGACGCTGCCGATCCAGCGCTTTGCTGCTGCCATCCGCCTGTCGTACCTGCAGCTCCGCACTGCTCTCCGCTGCCTGCTGATGTCGTTGCGCCCGTTCCCGCGCCCGTTCTTCCCGATACAGCACATAAGCGCGGGCGACTTCATGTTCCCCCGCGCGCATGAGTGCCAGCTCGACCTGGTCCTGGATATCTTCGATATGAAAGGTACCGCCGCCGGGCTGGCGCCGGGCCAGGGCGTTGATGACCTGCTCCGTGAGGCGGGCGACTTGCTCACGCACCCGGGCACTGGCAGCACCATGGTTCCCTTCCACCGCAAGAAAGGCCTTGCTCATAGCTACCTGAATCTTGCTGGCATCGAAAGCGACGAGGGTACCATTGCGGCGAATGACGCGGTGATTGGATTGGGGTTGATCTGCGATGATGGCTTTGGCGGTACTGGGCATGTCGTCCTCCTGGGTGAACAGGCACAAAATATAGTTATCAAGACCCCAGTGTCAACACTATATATAGTGTTGACAAGCTGTGGATGTCCTGGGGATATTTGGTGTATATGCTGCTCAAATAAATTTAGACTTGTTCTATAACCGAGGGCGGCGCATACTCACAAACATCACTGCGTAGGAGATGTACTCGATGACCGAACACGCCCTCGACCTCGCCCGGGAAAACCTGCTGCAACCCGCAGGAATCGATGAAGTGGCACTGGATCGCATCTTTGGCCGCCTGAGTCGGCGTGCCCTCGATGATGCCGACCTGTACTTTCAGTACAGCCGCAGCGAGGCCTTCAGTTTAGAAGAAGGGGTAGTCAAATCCGGGAGCCACAGCATTCACCAAGGCGTAGGGGTGCGGGCCATTCAGGGAGAACGCCAAGGCCTGGCCTACTCCGACGAAATCGCTGTGGATGCCCTGCTCGGGGCCGCGGAGGCAGCGCGAAGCATTGCGCAGCATCCAGGCCAGGAACGCGCCTTGCAATGGCGTTCGCAGCGCGGCTTGCAGCTCTACCCCGGCACGGATCCGCTGGCGAGTATCGACAACCGCGACAAGATTGCCCTGTTGGAACGTCTGGAAGCTGCAGCGCGCGCCGCCGACCCGCGGGTTGCCCAGGTCATGGCAAGCCTCTCCGCACGCTATGAGGTGGTGTTGGTGGCGCGTCTGGATGGGAGTCTGGCTGCCGATCTTCGTCCCCTGGTGCGTCTCAATGTGACGGTGATCGCCGAAGAGAATGGGCGACGGGAGCAGGGCAGTGCTGGGGGCGGTGGTCGCCATGACTATCGCGAGTTCGTGACCAGTGATGTGGCGGAAAGCTACGCTCGCGAGGCAGTTCGGCAGGCGCTGGTAAACCTCGAGGCAGAGGCGGCGCCGGCGGGCAGTCTCGAGGTCGTGCTGGGGCCGGGCTGGCCCGGAATTCTGTTGCACGAGGCCATCGGGCATGGGCTCGAGGGGGATTTCAACCGCAAAGGAACCAGTGCCTTTTCCGGGCGCATTGGGCAGCGGGTGGCGGCTCCTGGCGTGACAGTGGTAGACGATGGCACCCTGGCAGGGCGGCGCGGCAGCCTGAATCTCGACGATGAGGGGCATCCGACGCAGTGCACGGTGTTGATCGAGGATGGCATCTTGCGTGGTTATCTGCAGGACAGTCTCAATGCCCGGCTCATGGGCGTTACCTCTACGGGCAATGGTCGGCGCGAGTCGTATGCGCACCTGCCTATGCCGCGCATGACCAACACCTACATGCGTGCCGGGCAGCACGACCCGCAGGAGATCATCGCCAGCGTCAAAAAGGGGCTGTATGCCGTGAATTTCGGCGGTGGTCAGGTGGACATCACCAGTGGAAAATTCGTGTTTTCCGCGTCTGAGGCCTATCTCATTGAAAACGGACGCATTACCCGCCCGGTGAAGGGGGCGACGCTGATCGGCAATGGCCCTGATGTATTGACTCGGGTTGAAATGATCGGCAATGACCTCCAATTAGATCCAGGGGTTGGTACTTGCGGCAAGGACGGGCAGAGTGTGCCCGTGGGCGTCGGGCAGCCGACCATGAAGATCCGTGACCTCACGGTTGGGGGAACGCAGTAGTGTTGTGTCGCTGGGTAGCGCAGAATGACGCGCTATTGTCAGCATCCCGGCAGAGGTCTAATATCCTGCATATTTGGGTATCTGTACCCAGTCTAAACTCCCGGTGGGGGAGGTGAGGAAATGAATAACGTTTTCAAGAACGTGCTTTTGTGGGTGGCGATCGGCGTCATTCTCATTTTCGTTTTTCAGAATCTGAACTCGTCGAGTTCGACGCCCGCGCAGGCGATGAATTTCTCGACCTTCGTCAATAGCGTCAAGCAGGGGCAGGTCGCGGATGTGACCATGAATGGCAACCACCTGACCGGAGCCCTGAGCTCAGGTCAGCAATTCAGCGTCTACACTCCGCCCAACGACGCACAATTGGTGCCTCAGCTCTTGGCCGCCGGCGTGAAGATCTCGGTCAAGCCGCCGGAAGGGCAGTCTCTGTTGCTGGCGTTGCTGATCAACTGGTTCCCGATGCTTTTACTCATCGCGGTATGGATTTTCTTCATGCGCCAGATGGGGGGCGGTGGTGCTGGTGGCCGCGGGGCGATGAGCTTTGGTCGTAGCCGCGCGCGCATGCTCAGTGAGGAGAACAACAAGATTACCTTTGCTGATGTGGCGGGGGTCGAAGAGGCCAAGGAAGAGGTGGCAGAAATCGTCGACTTCTTGCGTGACCCGCAGAAATTTCAGCGTCTCGGTGGACGGATCCCCAAGGGCGTCCTGCTCATGGGCTCGCCTGGATCGGGTAAGACCCTCTTGGCCCGCGCTATCGCCGGTGAGGCCAAGGTACCCTTTTTCTCCATCTCCGGCTCGGATTTCGTCGAAATGTTTGTTGGCGTCGGCGCTTCGCGCGTGCGCGATATGTTCGAACAGGCCAAGAAACATGCCCCATGCATCATCTTCATTGATGAGATCGATGCCGTGGGTCGGCAACGTGGTGCGGGCCTCGGCGGTGGCAATGACGAACGCGAGCAAACCCTGAACCAGATGCTGGTGGAGATGGATGGCTTTGAGGGTACCGAGGGCATCATTGTTATCGCGGCGACCAACCGGCCGGACGTCCTTGACCCCGCGCTTCTGCGTCCGGGCCGTTTTGACCGGCAGGTGACGGTGCCGTTGCCCGATATCCGTGGGCGCGAACAGATCCTGCAGGTGCACATGCGCAAAGTACCCTTGGCGCCGGATGTCGATGCCAAGATCATTTCGCGGGGCACCCCTGGTTTTTCCGGCGCGGACTTGGCCAACCTCGTCAATGAGGCAGCTTTGATGGCGGCTCGCAAGAGCAAGCGGCTGGTCGATATGCATGACTTTGAAGACGCCAAGGACAAGGTCATGATGGGCGCCGAGCGCAAATCGGTGGTCATGAGCGATAAACAGCGCGAGACGACGGCGTACCACGAGTCTGGACATGCCGTGGTGGCCAAGCTGCTGCCGGGGACCGATCCAGTGCACAAGGTGACCATCATCCCACGTGGCCGTGCCCTGGGTCTGACCATGCAGCTTCCTACGGAGGATCGCTTCAATTACGAGCGCCAGGAGATTTTGCACAACATCTCGATTCTCATGGGTGGTCGGATTGCGGAGGAAGTCTTCCTCAACCAGATGACCACTGGCGCGGGTAATGACATCGAGCGCGCGACGGATCTTGCCCGCAAGATGGTCACGCAATGGGGTATGTCAACGATCGGCCCGATGGTGATCGGAGAGAAGGAAGAGGAGATGTTCCTCGGTCGGGAGGTCACCAAGCACAGCAGCGTCTCGGAGCACACGGCGCAAACCGTGGATGAAGAGGTGCGGGGGATCATCCAGGAGCGCTATCAAGTGGCGCGCAAGCTCATCGAAGAAAACCGTGAGATTGTCGAGCACATGGCGCAGGCATTGCTCAAGTTTGAGACGCTGGACGCGGGGCAGGTCAATGATCTGATGGCTGGTCACGATCCACGTCCGCCGCAGGACAGCAACCCCGGTACCCCGGCGGTCAGCGGTGGTAGTGTTGGTACGCCACCAGATCACTTGCCCGGCAATCTGCCCAAGCTCAACCCTGGAGAGCATCCCGTTTGAGCACGGCCTCTGTAGCACAACGGCGCCCCTGGCTTCAGGGGCGTTCTTGTATTATGGGGATCATCAATCTCACGCCGGATTCCTTTTCCGACGGTGGGCGCCATAACTCGGTAGCGGCAGCCCTGGCGCATGCCCGGCAACTTTGGGAGGAGGGTGCAGATCTCCTGGATCTGGGGGCGGAATCCACGCGCCCCGGGGCGCCGGAATTATCGGTGGACGAAGAGCTGGACCGCCTCCTACCGGCCTTGGCCGCCATTCGCGCCGAGATTCCCCTGCCAATCTCCATCGATACGCGCAAGGCGACGGTCATGCGCGCCGCCCACGCCTTGGGTGCGACCCTGATCAACGATGTCAGCGCCCTGACCTTTGATCCGGATGCCTTGACGACGGTTGCGGAATTAGACTTGGATGTCTGTTTGATGCACATGCGCGGCACGCCGCAGACCATGCAAAATTTGGTCGTCTACGAGGATTTGCTGGGAGAGGTGAGCACTTATCTTGCTGCCCGGCGGGACGCCTGTCTGGCGATGGGAATTCCGGCGGAGCGGATCCTGCTCGATCCCGGCATCGGCTTTGCCAAAGACGACGCGGGGAATCTCACTCTGCTGCGTGGGATCGGTCAGCTCGCGCGCTTGGGGCAACCTCTTCTCCTGGGCCTCTCGCGGAAAGGCTTTTTGGGGCGGCTTGCCAATCTGGAGAGGGCAGCGGAGCGCGGCGGGGTAAGTGTTGCGGCGCTCCTCTGGACACGGCAGCGACACCGTGCGGCCGTATATCGGGTACATGACGTGGCGGCCACCCGCCAAGCCTTGGATATCTGGGACGCATTGGAGGAGACAGAATAACGTATGGCACGACGGTTTTTTGGTACCGATGGGGTGCGTGGTCGCGTTGGGGAAATGCCCATGCGCGCGGATTGGGTATTGCAATTGGGCTGGGCTGCGGGGCGGGTGCTGACCCGAGACGCGTTAGGGCGCCCGCGCGTGCTCATCGGCAAGGATACGCGCCTGTCTGGCTATCTGATCGAGTCAGCTCTGGAGTCTGGTCTTGCCGCTGCGGGGGTCGATGTCCTCCTCGTCGGGCCCCTGCCCACCCCAGCGATTGCCTATCTCACCCGCACCCTGCGCGCCCATGCTGGCATCGTGATCAGTGCTTCCCACAATCCTTATGAAGACAATGGGATCAAATTCTTCTCTGCGGATGGCTACAAATTGCCAGATGCGGTGGAAGAGGCCATCGAAGCAGAGCTCGAACACGCCATGCGCTGTGCGCAACCGCGGGACCTCGGCAAGGCGCGCCGCGTCGATGACGCTGCGGGTCGCTATGTCGAATACTGTAAGACCACCTTTCCGGCCAGCGCGGATCTGCGCGGTCTGCGGATCGTCGTCGACGCCGCCCATGGGGCCGCCTACAAAGTGGCGCCCATGGTGTTCAGCGAGCTGGGCGCACAAGTGGAAACGATTGGTTGCCAGCCGAATGGCGTCAATATCAACGCTGGTGTTGGCTCTACGGCCCCAGCCGCGATCATTGCCGCGGTGCGCGAGCGGCAGGTAGATATCGGCATCGCCCTGGATGGCGATGGTGATCGCGTCCTGCTGGTGGATGCGCAGGGGCAGACTTGGGATGGCGATGCCATTCTCTGGCTCCTGGCACAGGCCATGGCAGAGCGTGGGGAGCTGGCCGGCGTGGTGGGTACGGTGATGAGTAACCTGGGTTTGGAACGCGCACTGCAAGCGCGCGGTATTCCCTTTGCGCGCAGTGCCGTCGGCGATCGCTATGTGCTGGAGACCATGCGACAGCTGGGCTATCCCCTGGGGGGGGAAAACTCCGGACATATCATCACCCCTGCCAATACCACCGGTGATGCGATCCTTGCCGCCTTGCAGGTGCTCGCGTTCTTGCAGCGCAAGGGGAAGAGACTGCATGAGCTCAGTGGAAGCCTGGAGCTATATCCGCAGGTATTGCTGGGGCTACGTCTGGCCGACGCCAAGGAGCAGTTGCAGCGGCCTGCAGTACAGGCGTTGCTGCAGGCTGCGGAAGAGCGCCTTGCCGGGCGAGGTCGCCTCCTCGTGCGCGCCTCGGGTACCGAACCGCTGCTGCGCATCATGGTGGAAGCCGAGGAGGCGCCGCTGGCGCAAGCTGTGGCGGCAGAGCTGCAGGTGCAAATTGCAGCTTGTGTGGGCGAGCCATTGCCTGTCTGAAGTCCTGGGCAAGAGCATTCGATGCAAATTGACCCTTGCGAGGGGACTCTTTACACTCGAGCAGCAATTCATGATAGATAACCAAGGAAGGGTCACGTGCGGCCGATGATGGTAGCGGGCAATTGGAAGATGAATGGCTTGATTGCAGATGCCGAGCATCTGACCCAAGCGATTCTGGATGCTGGTCTGGCACCGGGCGCACCGGAGGTCGTCTTGTTTCCTCCATTCACGCTATTGCCCGCAGTGCATCAGGTTGCCAAGGGAAGCTCCCTGCGTTGGGGCGGCCAAAATCTCTTCTGGGAAGCGCATGGCGCCTACACGGGCGAGATTTCCGGCCCCATGTTGCGGGACAATGGCTGCCGTTACGTCTTGGTGGGGCATTCGGAACGGCGACAGATCTTTCAGGAGACGGACGCGGTGGTCCTGAAGAAGGTCAAGGCCGCATTGCAATCCGGACTGATCCCGATGGTTTGTGTCGGTGAGTCGGAGCAGGAGCGCGAGCAGGGGCGTACGGAGGAGGTCCTGCGCCGTCAGGTGGAGGCAATTTTGCCCGCCCTGGGCAGTGCTGGTCAGCAGGCCAATCTGGTCTTGGCCTACGAGCCGATCTGGGCGATTGGTACAGGTAAAACCGCAAGCCCTGAACAAGCGCAGGAAGTGCATGCATTCATTCGTGGGCTGATTGCGGTCCAGAGTCCGGAAATCGCGCGCAAGATTTTGCTGCTCTACGGTGGTAGCGTGAAGGCCAGTAATGCGCAATCCTTGTTTTCCCAAGCCGATATCGATGGTGGACTGGTTGGCGGCGCCTCACTACAGGCTGCGGAATTCATTCAAATTTGTCAGGCTGCCCATGCGGTGGCTCGGGGTCTCTGAGTTATGTATACCTTGCTGTTGATTCTTCAGGTTTTGATCTGTGTGGTGCTGGTTGGTCTCGTGCTGATCCAGAAGGGGCAGGGCGCGGATATTGGGGCGGTCTTTGGTGGCGGTGGTTCGCAGACCGTATTCGGAGCGGCAGGTGCGGGAAATTTTCTCAGCCATGTCACTGCTGCCCTGGCGGCAATCTTTTTTCTCAATAGCCTGGCTTTGGCTTATCTATCTGAGCATGAGGCGCATCAGGCTGGTGCGGGTATCGCGCTCCCCAGTGCAAGCGCAAGCAGCAGCGCGGTGGCCCAGACGACGAGCCCGGTAGCCACTACCCATAGCGTTGTCGCGAGCTCGCGAAGTGTCGCAGCGCTGGCACCAGCGGCGAGCACAAAATCTGCTATTGGCAAGCCTTGACGTCTTTGGCGGGGCATGAGAAAGTTTTGATCCACTTGCCGAAGTGGTGAAATTGGTAGACACACCGTCTTGAGGGGGCGGCGGCGCAAGCCATACCGGTTCGAGTCCGGTCTTCGGCACCAAATCACAGCCCGCGTGGCTGTTTTTTTGTCCCTGGAGTATTCCAGAGATTTGATTATATAGAGAAAAATATTTTTATAGCGACCCTGCCGGGGTTTTGACGACATTGTTGGAGGGGCCGGTCCTGTGCTCGGACATTATTTGCCTGTGCTCATATTTTTGCTGCTCGCCCTGGTGGTAGGCATCGTGCCGCTATTTTTGGGTAGCAGGCTCGGACCCAATCGGCCCGACAGCGAAAAGCTCTCCCCCTATGAGTGCGGTTTTGAGGCCTTCGAGGATGCGCGGGTCAAGTTTGATGTGCGCTATTACCTGGTAGCCATCCTCTTCATCCTCTTCGATCTGGAAATTGCCTTTTTGTTTCCCTGGGCGGTGGTCTTTGATGCGGTGGGAATGACAGGCTTCCTCGCCATGATGGTTTTTCTTGCCATTTTGGTGGTGGGTTTCGTCTATGAATGGAAGAAGGGGGCGTTGGAGTGGGAATAGAGGGCGTTCTCGAGAAGGGATTCGTGACCACCAGTATCGACACGGTGGTCAATTGGAGTCGTACTGGATCTCTCTGGCCGATGACCTTTGGCCTTGCCTGCTGTGCGGTGGAGATGATGCATGCCGGCGCGGCGCGCTACGATCTGGATCGCTTCGGCATCATCTTCCGACCCAGTCCACGACAATCCGACGTGATGATCGTTGCCGGTACCCTGGTCAACAAAATGGCGCCGGCACTGCGCAAGGTCTATGACCAGATGCCCGAACCCCGCTGGGTCGTCTCGATGGGTTCCTGTGCCAATGGCGGTGGGTATTATCATTACTCTTACAGCGTGGTGCGTGGGTGCGACCGCATTGTGCCCGTAGACGTTTATGTGCCCGGTTGTCCACCTACCGCCGAGGCACTCCTCTTTGGGCTGATCCAGTTACAGAAGAAGATCCGCCGCACCCACACCATCGCCAGGTAGCCTATGATGGAAGACTTGGAAACATTGTCCCAGCAGATGAAGGCTGGGCTGGGGCAGCGGATACGCCGGACAGATATTGCCCATGGCGAATTGACGCTGGAGTTGGCGCGTCAGGATTTCCTCGCCAGCTGCACTTGGCTGCGGGACAGTGCCGGTTTTGACCAACTCATCGATATCTGTGGCGTGGATTACGCCGAATATGGCGATGGCACTTGGGAAGGCGAACGCTTCGCCGTGGTCTATCATCTGCTTGGCATCCAGACCCGCCTACGTTTGCGGCTGCGTGTCTTTCTCGATGAAGACCTGCCCTTGATCCCTTCGGTCAACGCGATCTGGCCGGCTGCCAATTGGTTTGAACGAGAAACCTTCGACCTCTTTGGTTTCCTCTTCGAAGGCCATCCTGACCTACGCCGTATCCTGACGGATTATGGCTTTGTTGGGCATCCTTTCCGTAAGGATTTTCCCTTGGTGGGCACGGTGGAAATGCGCTATGACGCGGATCAGCGGCGGGTGATCTACGAGCCCACCCAGACGGAGGAGCGGGTGGTAGTGCCGCGGATCGTGCGCAGTGATGAGGAGGGGCGCTACGATGCCAGAAATCAGTAACTTCACCATGAACTTTGGGCCCCAGCATCCCTCGGCCCACGGCGTTCTGCGGCTGGTGCTGGAACTTGATGGCGAGGTGATCGAGCGAGCCGACCCGCACATTGGCCTGCTTCACCGCGCCACCGAGAAATTGGCGGAACACAAGACCTATCTGCAGGCGCTGCCCTATATGGATCGCCTGGACTACGTGTCGATGATGTGCAATGAGCACGCCTATTGCCGCGCCGTCGAGGGTTTACTCGGTATCGAGATCCCGCAGCGTGCGCAATACATTCGTACGATGTTCGACGAGATCACGCGGGTGCTCAATCATCTCCTCTGGCTCGGGGCCTACGCCCTGGACGTGGGCGCCATGTCGGTCTTCCTCTACTGTTTCCGGGAGCGCGAAGACCTGATGGATGTCTACGAGGCGGTCTCCGGTGCGCGGATGCATGCGGCCTACTACCGTCCGGGGGGGGTCTATCGCGATCTGCCCGAGCAGATGCCGCAGTACGAAACCTCTCCCTATCGGGATGCCAAGCGTCTGCGCGAGCTCAACGCCAATCGTCAGGGCTCTGTGCTCGATTTCATCGCCGACTTTACCCAGCGTTTCCCTGGCTACATCGACGAGTACGAGACGCTGCTCACCGATAATCGCATCTGGAAACAGCGCACCGTGGGTATCGGCGTGGTTGCTCCAGAACGCGCTATTGCCCTGGGCTTTACCGGCCCCATGCTGCGCGCCTCTGGCGTGGCCTGGGACCTGCGCCGTACTCAACCCTATGCGGCCTACGCCGATCTCGATTTCGAGATTCCCCTGGGCAAAGAGGGCGATTGTTATGATCGCTATCTGGTGCGCGTGGCGGAGATGCGAGAGAGCAACAAGATCATCGCGCAGTGTGTGGACTGGTTGCGACAGAATCCCGGCCCGGTCATCGTGGATGATTACAAGGTCGCGCCGCCACCGCGGGAAGAAATGAAAACCAGCATGGAGGCATTGATTCATCACTTCAAGCTGTTCTCCGAAGGAATGATCGTGCCGGCTGGGGAGATCTATGCAGCGGTTGAGGCGCCCAAGGGGGAGTTCGGGATCTACATGCTCTCGGATGGGGCGAACA
The window above is part of the Acidithiobacillus acidisediminis genome. Proteins encoded here:
- a CDS encoding NADH-quinone oxidoreductase subunit D; translation: MPEISNFTMNFGPQHPSAHGVLRLVLELDGEVIERADPHIGLLHRATEKLAEHKTYLQALPYMDRLDYVSMMCNEHAYCRAVEGLLGIEIPQRAQYIRTMFDEITRVLNHLLWLGAYALDVGAMSVFLYCFREREDLMDVYEAVSGARMHAAYYRPGGVYRDLPEQMPQYETSPYRDAKRLRELNANRQGSVLDFIADFTQRFPGYIDEYETLLTDNRIWKQRTVGIGVVAPERAIALGFTGPMLRASGVAWDLRRTQPYAAYADLDFEIPLGKEGDCYDRYLVRVAEMRESNKIIAQCVDWLRQNPGPVIVDDYKVAPPPREEMKTSMEALIHHFKLFSEGMIVPAGEIYAAVEAPKGEFGIYMLSDGANKPYRMKIRAPGFSHLAAMDEMARGHMIADVVAILATMDIVFGEIDR